A single genomic interval of Pseudochaenichthys georgianus chromosome 3, fPseGeo1.2, whole genome shotgun sequence harbors:
- the LOC117465342 gene encoding RNA guanine-N7 methyltransferase-activating subunit-like protein, with protein sequence MAETTETRQSNEEMFANRFTSDDREYQQYLSRPADLPPMVEDWRSRGGANHRGGRDRYQDRRGWGGGRGGWGGDRGWRGDNRGQQDRDRDRHSGHGSRYQSGPPSSNQGYNSYNQRPHYDRY encoded by the exons ATGGCCGAAACCACGGAAACCCGGCAGAGCAACGAGGAGATGTTTGCCAACAGATTCACATCAGATGACAGAGAGTACCAGCAGTATCTGAGCCGTCCAGCTGACCTGCCTCCCATGGTGGAGGACTGGAGGAGCCGCGGGGGGGCAAACCACAGGGGCGGCAGGGACAG GTACCAGGACCGTCGTGGATGGGGAGGAGGCCGAGGTGGATGGGGAGGAGACCGAGGCTGGAGAGGGGACAATCGTGGGCAGcaggacagagacagagacaggcaCTCTGGGCATGGCAGCCGGTATCAATCCGGCCCTCCAAGCTCCAACCAGGGATACAACTCCTATAATCAGAGACCACATTATGACCGCTACTGA